CTTGCCATCCTTGTCGAAGTCACAAACCGCGGGGCTGGATGTATGCCCGGCCACGTTCCGCTTCGCCAAGTTGCCGACCTTCTTCAGCAACACTTTGCCATCGATGTCGGCACAATTGCGATACCAAGTGGCGTTCTCGGAATTGACTAAAACGTCCAGTCGCGTATCGCCGTCCCAGTCAACCACCGCCAACTTGACTCGACCAGACCGGCCACAAGTTCCCGAATTCAGCTGGAGCGGTTCCCTGCTTTCGTCAACAAAGATACGCTCGGCCGCCCCACCCTTAGAACGAAGCGTCAGAAATCCCTCTTGGTCAAGCATCACCAAGTCGAGCTTCGTGTCGCCGTCAAAATCGATTGCTACAGGAGTCGTGCGCCACTGCGTCAAAGTTGAAGTGCCCGGAGTCTGCGACCAACTCCATTTCGGCGGTGCTTCACGGCGGCCGAAGTCGAAGGTCTTCTCAACGAGCGTTCCTGACTCATTACTCAGCATGCCTAGCCGCGCCAAGATCGAGTTGAACACGATATCGCCGTCGCCGTCACCGTCCCAATCCGCCACGGACAAGGTGGTGTAGCCCCATTTGGCTTCCGCCGGACCTTGGATTGATCCACTCGGGCCCGCCATCACTCGAAAGGGCGTCCTCGTCCCATCTCTCTGTTTGACGTCCAACAACTGCGGCGCGGCCCACGTCGGTAGGCCACTTTTCGATTGGCCGAGGTTTTCGAAATAGCCGATTGAGCCGGCGGTGTTACCACACAAGATGTCCTCATCGCCATCGTTGTCCCAGTCATAAGCGAACGGCGTCGCCAACGCTCCAAACTTGAGGGTATCGGCTTGCTGCCTGAAGTACTTCGGGGCCAGGAACACCGGTTGATGATCACGAATCTCGCCAGTGTTCTCGACCAAGGCAACGCGGCCATCTTCGTCGCCAACGATCAAGTCGATATCTCCATCGGCATCCCAGTCGATCGCGGTCGGAGTGATCATTTGCAGATGCATCACCAAGGGGTCACCCCCAGCGTTATTCAGTTTTTGACCGCTCGCGTAAGCGGGTTCGGTGCGTGAGCCGAGGTTTTCAAAATAGGTGAAGCCATCCAGAAACTCACCACACAACAAATCCAAGTCACCATCGTTATCGAAGTCAGCAAAGTTGGGACTCGGCCATCCGTAGACGTCGATCTCGCTACCGCCGGCCTGCAGTCGTTCAGGACGCGAAGAGAAAATCGGCTTGTCCTGATTCCCTTCGTTCTCGATCAAGTAGACATAACCGTGCAGCGGGCCGTTTCGCCATTGCCCGTTGTTGTCGTACGCATGGTCCCAACTGTAGTCCGTCCAATCGCCGCTGCCGACCACGATATCGTGGTCACCATCGCCGTCAAAATCGACATACCGCCACATGTTGGCGCGGGTGCGCCCTTTGGTGTGATCGTTGGGATTGGCGCGAGCATCAATCTGGGTCGGCTTCGAACAGTCAAACTTGCCCGACTTCGGATCTCGCCGAAACTCTTTCGCCGGCAGCATCACGACCGACTCACCATCGACCACGCTCAACTGCATGAAATGGCTTCCGTCTCCAATTCGAACACCAGTTTTGAAAACCGGCATTTTGACGCTGGGGTCCTGCGTCGGATTTTCAAAGAAGTAGGTGCCGTTGGATGGCTTGTCCGGACACCCGACCAGCAAATCCATGTCGCCGTCTTGGTCGTAATCGATTGGCAGAGGGTATGCCCATAGCCCCACTCCGAGATCAACTTCCAACCCCGGATTGTTGTACGCCAGCGGTTGCAACTTCACCGATGATTCATCAGCAAACGCAAGTGTCGCGAACACCAGCATCCCAGCAAGCAGCGCGAACGATCGAACTAGAGTCATGGAGCAGCTAAGTCTTCAACGTGAGTAGGTATCAGTAAACCGCGATCCACCAGAACGCCTTCCCCAAACGCCACACCACCGTGGCAAGAAAGAGGCGACAGCAACGACGGCGCAGTAATGACGCCGCAGCAATAACGCCACTACGATCACACACCGAACTGCGTTGCCCGACCCACGAGTGACGCCGCGACGATGCCGAGACCTAGGTGGGCGATAGCGGGATGGATTACGACAAGTTAAAACGACCGGTGCTGTCGCCGATCTCTTCAGCGGGCGTGCCGACCACGTCCAGCATGCTAAGGAAAAGATTCGCCATCGGTGTTTCTTCCGGAGCCTGCAGGTAGCGACCGGTCGTGACTTGACCGCCTCCTCCGCCCGCCAGCACGATGGGCAGGTCGTGGTGGGTGTGACGGTTGCCGTCTCCCAACCCGCTGCCGTAAAGCACAATCGAGTTATCGAGCAACGTACCACCGCTTTCCTCGATCGAATCCATTCGTTCAAGGAAGTACGCAAACTGCTCGACCAAATAATGATCGATCTTCTGAATTTTATCGACTGTTTCAGTCTTGTTGCGGTGATGACTCAAACCATGGTGAGCCTCCTTCACGCCGATCTCAGGATAGGTACGGTTGCCACCGGCTGTATCCAACATGAACGTTGCCACCCGCGTGGTGTCGGTTTGAAAACCCACCGCCATCAAGTCGTACATCAACCGTGCGTGCTCGCGGAACGCCTTCACTCGACCCATCGGAACTTGCAAGTCAGGCAGTGACTTGCGGTCTTCGCTTTCGGTTTGTTCGATCCGCCTCTCGATCTCCCGAACGCTGGTGAAATACTCGTCGAGCTTCCGTTTGTCTGTCTTCCCCACTTGCTTCATCAAACGCTCGGCATCGCCGCGGACCACATCAAGGATGCTCTTGCGAGCCGCACGTTGCTTTCGTTCTAAAGTCGCGTCACCCGAACCGAACATGCGTTCGAACGCGAAACGTGGGATGGTCTCTTTGGGCATCGGTTGCGATTCGTTCTTCCAAGAGATGTTCGACGAATACGCACAGCTATACCCCGAGTCACAACTGCCAGCGTTCCGACTACCGTTCAGTCCAAGCTCGATCGACGGCAATCGTGTTTGCCCAGCCAAAGCCGTCGCGGCAACTTGGTCCAGCGAGATACCAACCCGAATGTTGCTACTCGTTTTAACCGGACGAGCCGCGGTCAAGAAGGTGGAACCGCCGCGTGCGTGATCGCCTGCACCGTCTTTGCCAGCACGCCCGTTTTCGTGCGTCAAATTGGAGATCACGTTGAGCTTGTCCTGGTATGGAGCCAGCGGCTTCAACGTTTCGCCCAGTTCCCAATTCTCGCCGTCAACAGTTGGCCGCCATGCCGGCTGAATCACCCCGTTGGGAAAGAAGACGCACGCCATCCGCACCGGACGCGAAACGTCGGTCACCTGCAAAGCTTCCTTCGAGGCATAGGCACTACGTCCCGCCGGCGTCATTGCCTCCAACAACGGTAGCCCTAAGGCCAAACCCGAAGCACGCAACATCGTCCGTCGACTCAATCGAGACGAACTGGCTTGAGCAATCCGGTTTGGTCGGTTGGGGACGTTCATCGTGTCTTTCATAGGACTTTCCTTAGTTCAGGCAAAAAGCCATGGGCAGGAAGGAAACTGGAACGATAGGGAGGCGAAAATTCACAACGCGGTAACACTGGTGGTCAAAAATGGCGGGCTGTTGATGACGCCTTCGACCAGGTCTCGTAACCGATAACCTTCGTCTTGGGTATCGTCCAAAATGGCTTCGACAAAGCATCGATCGGCGGGCCGCAACTCACGACCAATGGCAAACGACAATAAACGCCGGACGGTGGTGTCAGCAAAACGTCGGGCTTCGGTCTTCGCCAACATTTCACTCAATTCCATCGCACCGCGGAACGAACGGCCGCCGGGCAATTCACCATTCGCATCAGCCACGGAAGGATTTGTCGGCGGGCGAAGTCGACCGAGGTGGTCCATCGTCTCCAAACCGAAACCTAACGCGTCCATCACTCGGTGACACGATGCACACCCGGGATCCGCTCGGTGCAATTCCAACTGTTCTCGAAGGGTGGCGTTCGCCGAAGCAGCACGCGACTCTTCCAACTCGGGAACGTTCGGAGGCGCTTCGGGTGGAGGCGTGCCGAGCACGTTCTCCAAAATCCATTTACCCCGCAAGACTGGTGAGTTCCGCGTCGGGTAGCTGGTCAATGTCAACACGCCTGCATGGCCGAGTATTCCTCGACGCCCAGCATCAACCAGTGAAACTTTTTGCGGGCTCGAGCCATCCTGGTCACCCGGCAATTCGATGCCGTACCAATCCGCCAATTCTTTGCCGACGAACGTGTAATCCGCGGTCAGTAATTCTGTCACGGGCAAA
The DNA window shown above is from Neorhodopirellula lusitana and carries:
- a CDS encoding exo-alpha-sialidase, yielding MTLVRSFALLAGMLVFATLAFADESSVKLQPLAYNNPGLEVDLGVGLWAYPLPIDYDQDGDMDLLVGCPDKPSNGTYFFENPTQDPSVKMPVFKTGVRIGDGSHFMQLSVVDGESVVMLPAKEFRRDPKSGKFDCSKPTQIDARANPNDHTKGRTRANMWRYVDFDGDGDHDIVVGSGDWTDYSWDHAYDNNGQWRNGPLHGYVYLIENEGNQDKPIFSSRPERLQAGGSEIDVYGWPSPNFADFDNDGDLDLLCGEFLDGFTYFENLGSRTEPAYASGQKLNNAGGDPLVMHLQMITPTAIDWDADGDIDLIVGDEDGRVALVENTGEIRDHQPVFLAPKYFRQQADTLKFGALATPFAYDWDNDGDEDILCGNTAGSIGYFENLGQSKSGLPTWAAPQLLDVKQRDGTRTPFRVMAGPSGSIQGPAEAKWGYTTLSVADWDGDGDGDIVFNSILARLGMLSNESGTLVEKTFDFGRREAPPKWSWSQTPGTSTLTQWRTTPVAIDFDGDTKLDLVMLDQEGFLTLRSKGGAAERIFVDESREPLQLNSGTCGRSGRVKLAVVDWDGDTRLDVLVNSENATWYRNCADIDGKVLLKKVGNLAKRNVAGHTSSPAVCDFDKDGKPDLLVGSENGRIYHIAHDDCVTFPADKITPIEPTGAKPPAFPGFVSKSSIFENPPFRECHASTICQTSRGFVACWFGGTREGKPDVAIWSSFHDGLKWSRPQRVAEGVQYEGLRYPCWNPVLYQPPGDAPLLLFFKVGPRPHSWWGEVMVSYDRGRTFTDRKRLPEGIDGPVRCKPILLDDGKTLLCGSSTENEGWRVHFEKISLLDGELSGDWKRIGPISDGQHFSAIQPTILTHPDGRLQALCRTKEQVIASSESNDGGETWSQLTATNLPNPNSGIDAVTLSDGRHLMIYNHLSSAKIEWGKRSVLNLAISDDGVNWREVGVLEKEKTGEFSYPAIVQSDDGLVHMTYTWMRKEIQHVVVDPSQLK
- a CDS encoding DUF1552 domain-containing protein, coding for MKDTMNVPNRPNRIAQASSSRLSRRTMLRASGLALGLPLLEAMTPAGRSAYASKEALQVTDVSRPVRMACVFFPNGVIQPAWRPTVDGENWELGETLKPLAPYQDKLNVISNLTHENGRAGKDGAGDHARGGSTFLTAARPVKTSSNIRVGISLDQVAATALAGQTRLPSIELGLNGSRNAGSCDSGYSCAYSSNISWKNESQPMPKETIPRFAFERMFGSGDATLERKQRAARKSILDVVRGDAERLMKQVGKTDKRKLDEYFTSVREIERRIEQTESEDRKSLPDLQVPMGRVKAFREHARLMYDLMAVGFQTDTTRVATFMLDTAGGNRTYPEIGVKEAHHGLSHHRNKTETVDKIQKIDHYLVEQFAYFLERMDSIEESGGTLLDNSIVLYGSGLGDGNRHTHHDLPIVLAGGGGGQVTTGRYLQAPEETPMANLFLSMLDVVGTPAEEIGDSTGRFNLS